A stretch of the Capsicum annuum cultivar UCD-10X-F1 chromosome 10, UCD10Xv1.1, whole genome shotgun sequence genome encodes the following:
- the LOC107850470 gene encoding uncharacterized protein LOC107850470 isoform X2, with translation MVLPESTATVADITGGTRIGSGDGHQNKNPIKHSRRSSNGNIWQHSDDSFTMLFSPTNSDNKIDDICTTQIRRTGLTGLTNIGGEGGRARKSRFFSKAEVYARMKFRFHQNIEDGQFEDS, from the exons ATGGTATTGCCGGAAAGCACTGCTACCG TGGCGGATATCACCGGCGGGACTAGGATCGGCTCCGGCGACGGTCACCAAAACAAAAATCCAATAAAGCACAGTAGACGCTCCAGCAACGGCAATATTTGGCAACATTCTGACGATAGCTTTACAATGCTGTTTTCACCAACCAACTCGGACAATAAAATTGATG ATATTTGCACTACTCAGATTCGGCGAACTGGTTTGACTGGTTTAACGAACATCGGTGGTGAAGGCGGCAGAGCCAGAAAATCCAG gttttTCAGCAAAGCAGAGGTTTATGCAAGAATGAAATTCCGTTTCCATCAGAATATTGAAGATGGTCAGTTTGAAGACAGTTAG
- the LOC107850470 gene encoding uncharacterized protein LOC107850470 isoform X1, translated as MVLPESTATASAGADKVADITGGTRIGSGDGHQNKNPIKHSRRSSNGNIWQHSDDSFTMLFSPTNSDNKIDDICTTQIRRTGLTGLTNIGGEGGRARKSRFFSKAEVYARMKFRFHQNIEDGQFEDS; from the exons ATGGTATTGCCGGAAAGCACTGCTACCG CCAGCGCTGGCGCCGACAAAG TGGCGGATATCACCGGCGGGACTAGGATCGGCTCCGGCGACGGTCACCAAAACAAAAATCCAATAAAGCACAGTAGACGCTCCAGCAACGGCAATATTTGGCAACATTCTGACGATAGCTTTACAATGCTGTTTTCACCAACCAACTCGGACAATAAAATTGATG ATATTTGCACTACTCAGATTCGGCGAACTGGTTTGACTGGTTTAACGAACATCGGTGGTGAAGGCGGCAGAGCCAGAAAATCCAG gttttTCAGCAAAGCAGAGGTTTATGCAAGAATGAAATTCCGTTTCCATCAGAATATTGAAGATGGTCAGTTTGAAGACAGTTAG